Proteins from a genomic interval of Papaver somniferum cultivar HN1 chromosome 4, ASM357369v1, whole genome shotgun sequence:
- the LOC113273682 gene encoding probable F-box protein At3g61730, which yields MGKRKSPDDESICSRIGNTICSEIRKRLRSYTRSIGSCTSSPPPPPPPSQSRFSGFFYRRRPPYFNRFEEDIWTEIAKYLDGKSIVMLGSSCRWFRDVILEENSVWKYACLRDLQIPPFRQQVSFKWIHLYVSAFDGSHSYLFRQQDKHIDWMRIGAFFFDSSIGLLTEKIPLLQRLPRGVSVEKMLQTTGTCILDNIKTGIWIADLQVVHCPVCNLKTCEGTMQTLDARHVELFLTEGYKNGSWDYKEIGSHQIRTPSDGAIGVILDIKHLRDRATTEVLDLKKWKAKPSDWHPRARISCHGVAVNTNLQENDGLHVTYHAMRAGDADDCEVVSIRISQQLL from the exons atggggaAAAGAAAGAGTCCAGATGATGAATCGATTTGTTCACGAATTGGAAATACAATCTGTTCAGAAATTAggaaaagattgagaagttatacTAGATCTATTGGCTCAtgtacttcttctcctcctcctccacctcctCCGTCTCAATCAAGGTTTTCAGGTTTTTTCTATCGACGACGACCTCCATATTTCAACAG GTTTGAAGAGGATATTTGGACCGAGATAGCGAAATATTTAGACGGAAAAAGTATAGTGATGCTTGGATCTTCTTGTCGTTGGTTTCGTGATGTCATTTTGGAGGAAAACAGTGTTTGGAAATACGCTTGTTTACGTGATCTTCAAATTCCTCCGTTTCGCCAACAAGTCTCCTTCAAATGGATCCACCTCTATGTATCAGCATTTG ATGGGAGTCATTCTTATCTGTTCAGGCAACAAGACAAGCACATTG ATTGGATGAGAATCGGTGCTTTCTTCTTCGACTCATCGATTGGACTCCTGACTGAGAAGATACCTTTGCTCCAAAGACTCCCTAGAGGAGTGTCTGTAGAGAAAATGTTGCAGACAACTGGTACTTGCATCTTGGATAATATTAAAACTGGTATCTGGATAGCAG ATCTTCAGGTGGTTCACTGTCCTGTTTGCAACTTGAAAACATGTGAAG GGACAATGCAGACATTAGATGCAAGACACGTAGAGCTCTTTCTAACTGAGGGATACAAAAATGGGAGCTGGGACTACAAAGAGATTGGATCCCATCAAATCAGGACACCCTCTGATGGAGCTATAGGGGTCATTCTCGACATTAAGCACCTAAGGGACCGTGCAACTACAG AAGTGTTAGATTTGAAGAAATGGAAGGCAAAACCTAGTGACTGGCACCCAAGGGCTCGAATTTCTTGTCATGGAGTAGCTGTCAACACCAATCTTCAGGAAAATGACG gactacatgttacataccatgCAATGAGAGCTGGAGATGCAGACGATTGTGAAGTTGTTTCAATTAGAATCTCTCAACAACTCCTTTAG
- the LOC113272267 gene encoding putative pentatricopeptide repeat-containing protein At5g59200, chloroplastic produces MIKGFVHVSLYEQALLYYIDMLSYGSKPNNFTYPFLLKACSKLFAFEVGKVLHGHILKLGFDSDVYVQTSLLDLYGNCGDIVASRNVFDRMSERDVVAWNAMLVGYTRSGLVEIAEKLFSEMPARNVSSWTTMISGYVQVENSMKALEVFQEMQMNGVRPDKLTVITVLSAISNLGSLEMGKWVHDYVKSKEIEIDGFVGTSLIDMYSKCGSINEARDVFDKINQRTISCYNAMISGYAVHGLGEEAISVFREAERLRIGIDDVTMIGVLSACSHSGLVDLGYMYFDSMKKKYGIEPKVEHYGCIVDLLGRAGKFDEAMEIIESTEADIVLLGTLAFSCRIHGNLELGEELARRIYKLDPTNSGLMVLKSNLFAVEGKWEEAAGVRRSMKDKGIRKKPGCSWIEVDNVVHEFVARDDSHPFSKDIYAKLEELSEKLKMYMKKN; encoded by the coding sequence ATGATTAAAGGGTTTGTTCATGTTTCTTTATATGAACAGGCTCTACTGTATTACATTGATATGCTGTCATATGGTTCAAAACCTAACAATTTTACTTACCCATTTCTTCTTAAAGCTTGTTCGAAGCTTTTTGCATTTGAAGTAGGTAAAGTACTGCATGGGCATATTTTGAAACTGGGTTTTGATTCTGATGTTTATGTTCAAACTTCTTTGTTGGATTTGTACGGTAATTGTGGAGATATTGTTGCGTCACGGAACGTGTTCGATAGAATGTCTGAAAGAGATGTGGTAGCTTGGAATGCAATGTTAGTTGGGTATACAAGAAGTGGATTGGTTGAAATTGCTGAGAAGTTGTTTAGTGAAATGCCGGCTCGAAATGTTTCTTCTTGGACGACGATGATTAGTGGGTACGTTCAAGTTGAGAATTCTATGAAAGCTTTGGAAGTTTTTCAAGAAATGCAAATGAATGGAGTTAGACCTGACAAGCTGACTGTAATCACTGTTCTTTCGGCTATTTCGAATTTGGGTTCGCTGGAGATGGGTAAATGGGtgcatgattatgtgaaaagtaaAGAAATTGAGATTGATGGGTTTGTAGGGACTTCTCTAATAGATATGTATTCAAAATGTGGGAGCATAAATGAAGCTAGAGATGTGTTTGATAAGATAAACCAAAGAACTATTTCATGTTATAATGCAATGATATCAGGTTATGCAGTTCACGGATTAGGTGAGGAAGCCATAAGTGTATTTAGAGAAGCTGAAAGATTGAGAATTGGTATCGACGATGTAACCATGATTGGGGTTTTGAGTGCTTGTAGCCATTCAGGATTAGTCGATTTGGGTTACATGTATTTTGATTCAATGAAGAAAAAGTACGGCATTGAACCAAAGGTGGAACATTATGGGTGTATTGTGGATCTATTAGGAAGAGCTGGAAAATTTGATGAAGCAATGGAGATTATTGAATCGACTGAAGCTGATATAGTTTTGTTGGGTACATTAGCTTTTTCTTGTAGAATCCATGGAAACCTAGAGTTAGGAGAAGAATTGGCAAGGAGAATTTATAAACTTGATCCAACAAATAGTGGTTTAATGGTATTGAAATCaaatttatttgcagttgaaggaaAGTGGGAAGAAGCGGCAGGGGTTAGGAGATCGATGAAAGATAAAGGAATTCGAAAGAAACCTGGTTGTAGTTGGATTGAAGTCGATAATGTAGTTCATGAATTTGTTGCACGAGATGATTCT